In Mycobacterium sp. ITM-2016-00317, the genomic window TGGTCCGTGGGTGTCGCTGCTGGTCTCCACCGCCGATGGTGCCGACATCAGTTCTCCTCGCTGGGGGCGTTACAGACGGCTCCAAGAATGTCAGGCAGAGGCGAGGTGGAGGGGCAAAACGGCAACCCTGGATTCGGCACGCCGCGCGCTGGTTATATATGCTAATTATCCTGTCCGGTTACCGATCCGAAAGTGATGCGATGACCCCGATCAAGACCACGCTGGCCGCTGCCGCGGTCGCCGGCGGGTTGGCTGCCGGCCTTCTGGGTTCGGCCGCTGTCGCCGGTGCGCAACCGCCTCCGCCGCCGCTGCCCGCGCTGGGCGAGGTGCCGCCGGCCTGGGCGCCGCCCAAGCCCGCCGAGGTCTGGATCGGCCAGCCCGTGGTGTGGAATTCGGGCTGGGGCGGACGCTGGGGAGTGTGGATCAACGGTGGCTGGATCTCGCTGACGTCGAACCCCGTCACCGGCGGAGGCTGACGATGAGCGAGCCCGCCCAGCTGCCTAGCTGCGCTATACAATCTGTGGGACCCGACCGAACGATGAGGCTGGAGAGACGATGAGCGGATTGATGAGTCGCGTCGCACGGGTGGGTCTGGGATTCCTCGGCGCCGCCGCGGTGAGCGCGAGCCTGGCCGGACCGGCGATGGCCGACTCCACCGAGGACTATCCGGTTCCGCGTCGCATCATCCACACCACCTGCGACGTCGAGCAGTACCTGGCCGCGGTGCGCGACACCAGTCCGGTGTACTTCGAGCGGTACATGATGGACCGCGCCAACCGTCCTGCCGACGTCCAGCAGGCCGCGTTCGACCGCATCCACTGGTTCTTCTCGCTGGACCCGGTCGGCCGGCGCCAGTACTCCGAGAACACCGCCACCAACGTGTACTACGAGCAGGTGGCCACCCGCTGGGGCAACTGGGCCAAGATCTTCTTCAACAACAAGGGCGTCGTGGCCCACGCCACCGATGTCTGCATGGACTACCCGCGCGGCGACATGTCCGTGTGGCACTGGCCCGTCGCCCGGTAACCAGGGCAGCCCCGAACGTCACACAGATCCACGTTCTGCAGCGAAAGTGCAAGTGCACCACTGCAGAACGTGGATTTCTGTTATGCGTGGGACGGCAGGACCCCGGGGGCGCAACGCGAATGTGGGTGCTGTGCACGCATTTTCAGAGAAAAGCGTGCACAACACCCACATTCGCGCGCGATGCGCTGAAAACTACTGACGCGCCTGGTCGAGGATCGGCAGCCGGTCGGGGCAGTAGGTCCGCAGACCCGCGGCCAGGAACTGCCACGCCTGCTCGGTGGTGGCGCCCTTCTCCAGCTGGTTGTGCACGAAGTCGGCCGCCTCGAACGCATCCGCGTCGACGCCGGTCGCGACCCGCTTGCACGCGATCTTGCCGATCCAGGCGTTGTAGTCCTTCTGCCCGTAGATCCCGTACGTGTGCAGCTCGTTGGAGAACGCGGTGTCCGGGTCGGCTGCTGCGGGCGCGGCGAACGCCAAGCCCGCGGCGACCGTCGCGACACCGATCAGTACGCGCTTCATGCCCTCACTCCTTCTGACGGATCCGATTGCAGCCCACCGGGTCTGGGCCATGGTGCGGG contains:
- a CDS encoding DUF5078 domain-containing protein, giving the protein MSGLMSRVARVGLGFLGAAAVSASLAGPAMADSTEDYPVPRRIIHTTCDVEQYLAAVRDTSPVYFERYMMDRANRPADVQQAAFDRIHWFFSLDPVGRRQYSENTATNVYYEQVATRWGNWAKIFFNNKGVVAHATDVCMDYPRGDMSVWHWPVAR
- a CDS encoding DUF732 domain-containing protein; translated protein: MKRVLIGVATVAAGLAFAAPAAADPDTAFSNELHTYGIYGQKDYNAWIGKIACKRVATGVDADAFEAADFVHNQLEKGATTEQAWQFLAAGLRTYCPDRLPILDQARQ